The following proteins come from a genomic window of Ferrovibrio sp. MS7:
- a CDS encoding methyl-accepting chemotaxis protein, translated as MFSFRKYRLMEQALQDLDAVARRVAMGDFSARLVHTEAYGEYSPTLVAFNRALDLADAYLRESQASLRYAAAGKYFRPFLVRGMAGDFRRGAEQINAARRAMQAKAEEAARLELAVESERREAEIRARAEREKLAREFEAGVMAVVESVQSTSGQLAGHADQLASDTREAATAGAQAVSAADQATQNTQAIAAAAEELSATVQEVAQQVRSSREASKSVASEVGHASEAVAQLEVANRKIDEVVEFIRSVAFQTNLLALNASVEAARAGEAGKGFAVVAQEVRSLAQKTTEAAKDIAHQISAIQNASALTVRSIAVIQEQSASLDGRVGAIYDSTQEQAAATSDISGNIQEAAARTESVASNIQHISQSIERSGGVAEEVSQGAAHLQSQASLLADQVAAFLKSIRA; from the coding sequence ATGTTCAGCTTCCGCAAATACCGACTGATGGAACAGGCGCTGCAGGACCTCGATGCCGTGGCTCGCCGTGTTGCGATGGGCGATTTCTCTGCCCGCCTGGTGCATACCGAAGCCTATGGCGAATATTCGCCGACCCTGGTGGCGTTCAACCGCGCGCTCGATCTCGCCGATGCTTATTTGCGCGAATCCCAGGCCTCTTTGCGCTATGCCGCTGCCGGCAAGTATTTCCGCCCCTTCCTGGTGCGTGGCATGGCGGGCGATTTCCGCCGTGGCGCCGAGCAGATCAACGCCGCGCGCCGCGCCATGCAGGCCAAGGCCGAGGAAGCGGCGCGGCTGGAACTGGCAGTGGAGAGCGAACGGCGCGAAGCCGAAATCCGCGCCCGCGCCGAGCGCGAAAAGCTGGCGCGTGAATTCGAGGCCGGCGTGATGGCGGTGGTAGAATCCGTGCAGAGCACCAGCGGTCAGCTTGCCGGCCATGCCGATCAGCTTGCCAGCGACACCCGCGAAGCCGCCACAGCCGGCGCGCAAGCCGTCAGCGCTGCCGACCAGGCGACGCAGAACACCCAGGCGATTGCCGCCGCCGCCGAGGAATTGTCGGCGACGGTGCAGGAAGTGGCGCAGCAGGTGCGGTCATCGCGCGAGGCCAGCAAGAGTGTCGCCAGCGAGGTCGGTCATGCTTCCGAAGCGGTGGCGCAGCTTGAAGTGGCCAACCGCAAGATCGACGAGGTGGTGGAATTCATCCGCTCGGTGGCGTTCCAGACCAATCTGCTGGCGCTGAATGCGTCAGTGGAGGCGGCGCGCGCCGGTGAGGCCGGCAAGGGCTTTGCCGTCGTGGCGCAGGAAGTGCGCAGCCTGGCGCAGAAAACCACCGAGGCGGCGAAGGATATCGCGCATCAGATCAGCGCCATCCAGAATGCCTCGGCGCTTACCGTGCGTTCCATCGCGGTGATCCAGGAGCAATCGGCAAGCCTGGATGGCCGGGTCGGCGCGATCTACGATTCCACCCAGGAACAAGCCGCCGCCACCAGCGACATCTCGGGCAATATTCAGGAAGCGGCGGCCCGCACCGAAAGCGTCGCCAGCAACATCCAGCATATCTCCCAGAGCATCGAACGGTCCGGCGGCGTGGCCGAGGAAGTGTCGCAGGGCGCGGCGCATCTGCAGAGCCAGGCAAGCCTGCTGGCCGATCAGGTGGCGGCGTTCCTGAAGTCGATCCGGGCTTAG
- a CDS encoding pentapeptide repeat-containing protein: MTARLPPQTVVHALSRHAAYLSGRPGGERLQRRNDDFSGLDLGGAILDDAILPGCIFTDAALNSAQFVRADLFGSDFTRADLTRTMFDKADLRGANFLMSILRQTSFRQADLRAGQILRHTTDGKEVAETVPVNMSGANLEDANLKSAYLDHANLTNASAVGASFAAANLFAVNLTGADLTNADFAGAKLKEASFVGAKLDGARFTGADLRGANLRSVDLSTADTTGANLQGAIHRGASAQLPPDVEAKLKGHGRWIVSNGAEGERAVFSKMKLQGLDFSSCDLRAAVFHETNLAGAFFTRSQLMFASFIGADLRKANFDQADCGGVNFSAAILAGAAFRGTQLVGVPIYNALNQRTGKVVFPRFDTSDLTGADLRGAVIEGVDFSSSIFAKVNIAGTDLRQCIGMQAKR; this comes from the coding sequence ATGACCGCCCGGCTGCCGCCGCAAACTGTCGTGCACGCGCTTTCGCGCCACGCCGCCTATCTTTCCGGGCGACCGGGCGGCGAGCGCCTGCAGCGCCGCAACGATGATTTCTCCGGCCTCGATCTCGGCGGCGCCATTCTCGACGATGCCATCCTGCCCGGCTGCATCTTCACCGATGCGGCGCTGAATTCGGCGCAGTTCGTGCGCGCCGATCTGTTCGGCAGCGACTTCACCCGCGCCGACCTCACCCGCACCATGTTCGACAAGGCGGACCTGCGCGGTGCCAATTTCCTCATGTCGATCCTGCGCCAGACCTCGTTCCGCCAGGCCGACCTGCGCGCCGGCCAGATCCTGCGCCACACCACCGATGGCAAGGAAGTGGCCGAGACCGTGCCGGTGAACATGAGCGGCGCCAATCTCGAGGATGCCAATCTCAAGAGCGCCTATCTTGACCATGCCAACCTGACCAATGCTTCCGCCGTCGGCGCCAGCTTCGCCGCCGCCAACCTGTTCGCGGTCAACCTCACCGGCGCCGATCTCACCAACGCCGATTTCGCCGGCGCCAAGCTGAAGGAAGCCAGTTTTGTCGGCGCCAAGCTGGATGGCGCGCGCTTCACCGGCGCTGATCTGCGCGGCGCCAATCTGCGCAGCGTCGATCTCAGCACCGCCGATACCACCGGCGCCAACCTGCAGGGTGCGATCCATCGCGGCGCCTCGGCGCAGCTTCCCCCCGATGTCGAAGCCAAGCTCAAGGGCCATGGCCGCTGGATCGTTTCCAATGGTGCAGAGGGCGAGCGCGCGGTGTTCAGCAAGATGAAGCTGCAGGGGCTGGATTTCTCGAGCTGCGATCTGCGCGCCGCCGTTTTCCACGAAACCAATCTCGCTGGCGCCTTCTTCACCCGCAGCCAGTTGATGTTCGCCAGTTTCATCGGCGCCGATCTACGCAAGGCGAATTTCGACCAGGCGGATTGCGGCGGCGTCAATTTCTCCGCGGCGATATTGGCCGGCGCCGCCTTTCGTGGCACCCAGCTTGTTGGCGTGCCGATCTACAATGCGCTGAACCAGCGCACCGGCAAGGTGGTGTTCCCGCGCTTCGATACCAGCGACCTCACCGGGGCCGACCTGCGCGGCGCGGTGATCGAAGGCGTGGATTTCTCAAGCAGCATCTTCGCCAAGGTCAACATTGCCGGCACCGATCTGCGGCAATGTATCGGCATGCAGGCAAAACGCTGA
- a CDS encoding PilZ domain-containing protein, producing MASKAGKAKGGPAKGGQAANRRLFDRRDTAIAAKLDHGGVLHDGKVENLSLTGFLFNPALDIASETKVKLWLADRAKPLSATVVGSSPRGLHGRLHIAAPRLAQLSVEVDDMALLLINAARPPALAPAPAPVPAKPKAKTKAKAKKPARR from the coding sequence ATGGCCAGCAAAGCAGGCAAGGCAAAGGGAGGTCCGGCGAAAGGTGGGCAGGCGGCTAACCGGCGGCTGTTCGACCGCCGCGATACGGCGATTGCCGCCAAGCTGGACCATGGCGGCGTGCTGCATGACGGTAAGGTCGAAAATCTTTCACTTACCGGCTTCCTGTTCAACCCGGCGTTGGATATCGCATCCGAAACCAAGGTGAAGCTGTGGCTGGCCGACCGTGCCAAGCCGCTTTCCGCCACCGTGGTGGGCAGCAGCCCGCGCGGCCTGCACGGCCGGCTGCATATCGCAGCACCGCGCCTGGCCCAGCTTTCGGTGGAAGTGGACGACATGGCGCTGCTGCTGATCAATGCCGCGCGTCCGCCGGCCCTGGCTCCAGCCCCCGCCCCGGTACCAGCCAAGCCGAAGGCCAAGACAAAGGCTAAAGCCAAGAAGCCCGCCAGGCGCTAG
- a CDS encoding PAS domain-containing protein: MTVLLDPGLGYSDARLKALHRLWQDKTEAHKIEARGALPSRAEFTPLEMRDFLSDLYMVDVAHSGRFRYRLIGTAITQRVGRDVTGKYFDQIYAPEVLENFCASFHWIARHKLPLRSYGTMAFSDQEYLSFEALEVPLASDGVTVDIILGVVAVRSAK, translated from the coding sequence ATGACCGTATTGCTCGATCCCGGCCTCGGCTACAGCGATGCCCGGCTTAAGGCACTGCACCGCCTGTGGCAGGACAAGACCGAAGCCCACAAGATCGAAGCGCGGGGTGCATTGCCATCGCGGGCGGAATTCACGCCGCTGGAGATGCGCGACTTCCTGAGTGATCTCTACATGGTGGATGTGGCGCACAGCGGCCGCTTCCGCTATCGCCTGATCGGCACCGCGATCACCCAGCGCGTCGGCCGCGATGTCACCGGCAAGTATTTCGATCAGATCTATGCGCCTGAGGTGCTGGAGAATTTCTGCGCCAGTTTCCACTGGATCGCACGCCACAAGCTGCCGTTGCGCAGCTACGGCACGATGGCTTTCTCGGATCAGGAATATTTGAGCTTCGAGGCGCTGGAAGTGCCGCTGGCCAGCGATGGCGTCACGGTCGATATCATTCTCGGCGTGGTGGCGGTGCGCTCGGCGAAGTGA
- a CDS encoding FkbM family methyltransferase has protein sequence MAWEPPSTLEEKLKYALVPPGLYRSYRLWKELRRGEAELHLVPFLVDRGRAALDVGANKGVWTAMLARYCPKVFALEPNPKPFKVLARCKPGNAEAWQIAASNASGEAELRIPLGRKGYSNQGGSLNAAKVGEHFGSVKVPAKRLDDCALPPIGFIKIDVEGFEAEVLEGAAGLIRRDRPVLVIEMEEVHTRKPIETMVGEVVAMGYAAFALRHGQLVPFSALDPEANHRRPTSRGDYIFNFIFLPA, from the coding sequence TTGGCCTGGGAACCGCCCTCCACCCTTGAAGAAAAGCTGAAATACGCCCTGGTGCCGCCGGGGCTGTACCGCAGCTACCGGCTGTGGAAAGAACTGCGCCGCGGCGAGGCAGAGCTGCACCTGGTGCCCTTCCTGGTCGATCGCGGCCGGGCCGCCCTGGATGTCGGCGCCAACAAGGGGGTGTGGACCGCCATGCTGGCGCGCTACTGCCCCAAGGTTTTCGCGCTCGAACCCAACCCGAAGCCGTTCAAGGTGCTGGCGCGCTGCAAGCCGGGTAATGCCGAGGCCTGGCAGATCGCGGCTTCGAATGCCAGCGGCGAGGCGGAATTGCGCATCCCGCTTGGCCGCAAGGGCTATTCCAACCAGGGCGGCTCGCTCAACGCCGCCAAGGTGGGCGAGCATTTCGGCAGCGTGAAAGTGCCGGCCAAGCGGCTGGACGATTGCGCCCTGCCGCCCATCGGCTTCATCAAGATCGATGTGGAAGGCTTCGAGGCCGAGGTGCTGGAAGGCGCCGCCGGGCTGATCCGCCGCGACCGCCCGGTGCTGGTGATCGAAATGGAAGAGGTCCATACCCGCAAGCCGATCGAGACCATGGTGGGCGAAGTGGTGGCCATGGGCTATGCCGCCTTCGCGCTGCGCCATGGCCAGCTGGTACCGTTTTCGGCCCTCGACCCGGAGGCCAATCACCGCCGCCCGACCAGCCGCGGCGATTACATTTTCAACTTCATCTTCCTGCCGGCGTGA